Proteins co-encoded in one Candidatus Poribacteria bacterium genomic window:
- a CDS encoding ATP-binding protein: MNNDATYKIRPAGRHLLTIGRDLIQDNYAAVIELVKNAYDADSLDVNIEFRAAPNRGRYTITISDHGHGMSKDEVINKWLVPSTQDKRVKKSSPSGRILQGSKGVGRYAASVLRKDLILETVTDQNEKTTVCLEWDDFESAPYLDDVEILVETTQVSEPPGTILTINGDDELLAEWHKDRFERLRFELKKLTPPMSNILYNANNVDKFSIGLTVKGFPGVDDVKETIEPYPLFKLFDYKISGVIDAKGKGMLTYSSQKVRNTVEEKIPFDLGKQTGCGELDIDIRVFDREKEAIAALTKRGLKEESESSFGRLTARQLLNYYNGIGVYRNGFRIRPLGDAGFDWLQLNPRRVNNPTLRIGSNQVIGYVQIQSEDESDLIEKSARDGLKENESFNRLQDVTKRVISELEIRRFKYRKSAGLSRSTIKVEENLQGLFSSDELIENVRSQLNKSRIDETTISRTVELINQDAEEKNKLADEIETIVAIYQVEATLGKIVNVILHEGSKPLSYFHNQIPNLEYWYESFQKTGNPDEFEKMMRIAKGMVQNADIFVKLFRRLDPLAARKNTVRKPLELKKAIQGVISIFEKEMEPDNISVEIKGPDDAKFSARIQDIYSIFTNLIENSLYWMHEERAEIRQITIELKMDSDSLCFIDYRDTGTGIEPDLIESEVIFAPGFTTKPDGTGLGLSIAGEAASRNDLRLEAYKADEGAHFRLQPKMKNEK; the protein is encoded by the coding sequence ATGAATAACGACGCAACCTACAAAATTAGGCCAGCAGGTCGGCATCTTCTCACTATTGGTCGAGATCTTATTCAGGACAATTATGCCGCTGTTATTGAATTGGTAAAAAACGCCTATGATGCAGATTCTCTGGATGTCAATATAGAATTTAGAGCAGCTCCTAATCGTGGTAGATATACCATTACCATCTCTGATCACGGACACGGTATGTCTAAAGATGAGGTCATAAACAAATGGCTTGTGCCATCAACGCAAGATAAACGCGTTAAGAAAAGTAGCCCCTCTGGGAGAATCCTGCAGGGAAGCAAGGGGGTTGGACGCTATGCTGCTTCAGTTCTTAGGAAAGATCTCATTCTTGAAACAGTCACCGACCAAAATGAGAAAACAACAGTTTGCCTTGAGTGGGATGATTTTGAGTCTGCTCCGTATTTGGACGATGTGGAAATATTAGTTGAAACAACGCAAGTCTCTGAACCTCCTGGTACGATATTAACCATCAACGGGGATGATGAACTACTCGCTGAGTGGCACAAGGATCGATTTGAAAGACTTAGATTTGAACTGAAAAAACTGACACCCCCAATGAGTAATATCCTTTACAATGCAAACAACGTTGATAAATTCAGTATTGGCTTGACAGTCAAGGGGTTTCCGGGAGTTGATGATGTTAAAGAAACTATTGAACCGTATCCACTTTTTAAACTATTTGACTACAAGATTTCGGGTGTTATAGATGCAAAAGGTAAAGGTATGTTGACATACTCATCGCAAAAAGTTCGTAACACGGTTGAGGAAAAGATCCCGTTTGATCTTGGAAAACAAACAGGATGCGGTGAACTTGATATTGATATTCGTGTGTTTGACCGTGAGAAGGAAGCTATTGCTGCTTTAACTAAACGGGGCCTTAAAGAAGAATCTGAAAGTTCTTTTGGAAGACTCACCGCAAGACAACTTCTAAATTACTACAATGGAATTGGTGTTTATCGGAATGGATTTCGCATTCGGCCACTCGGAGATGCCGGCTTTGATTGGCTGCAACTGAACCCAAGGCGTGTTAACAACCCTACCCTCCGGATAGGTAGCAATCAAGTAATTGGATACGTGCAGATTCAGTCAGAGGACGAATCTGATCTGATTGAGAAAAGTGCTAGAGATGGACTTAAAGAAAATGAATCTTTCAATCGGCTCCAAGATGTCACAAAGCGAGTTATATCGGAGCTTGAGATCCGACGCTTCAAATACAGAAAATCTGCTGGGTTAAGTCGATCCACTATCAAAGTAGAAGAAAATCTACAAGGGCTTTTTTCATCTGATGAGTTAATAGAGAATGTCCGATCACAACTCAACAAGAGCAGGATTGACGAAACAACTATTAGTAGAACCGTTGAACTTATTAATCAAGATGCCGAAGAAAAAAACAAACTGGCTGATGAAATTGAGACAATTGTCGCTATTTATCAGGTCGAAGCTACCTTAGGGAAAATTGTCAATGTAATTCTCCATGAAGGCAGCAAACCTCTCAGTTACTTCCACAACCAGATACCTAACCTTGAGTATTGGTACGAATCGTTTCAAAAAACTGGTAATCCTGACGAATTTGAAAAAATGATGCGGATTGCCAAGGGTATGGTTCAGAACGCGGATATCTTTGTAAAACTTTTTAGGAGACTAGATCCCCTAGCAGCAAGAAAAAACACGGTTAGAAAGCCATTGGAACTAAAGAAAGCAATACAAGGAGTGATTTCTATATTTGAAAAGGAAATGGAACCTGACAATATATCAGTTGAAATCAAGGGACCAGACGACGCTAAATTCTCCGCTCGGATTCAAGATATCTACTCGATTTTCACAAACCTCATTGAAAATAGTCTCTATTGGATGCATGAAGAAAGAGCAGAAATACGACAAATTACTATCGAACTCAAGATGGATAGTGATTCCTTGTGCTTTATCGACTATCGCGACACTGGCACAGGAATCGAACCGGACCTTATTGAAAGCGAAGTGATTTTTGCTCCAGGATTTACTACTAAACCAGATGGAACAGGTTTAGGACTATCTATAGCAGGCGAGGCCGCCTCTCGAAATGACCTTAGATTAGAAGCCTATAAAGCAGACGAAGGAGCACACTTCAGACTTCAACCTAAGATGAAAAACGAAAAATAA